One window of Ictalurus punctatus breed USDA103 chromosome 22, Coco_2.0, whole genome shotgun sequence genomic DNA carries:
- the LOC108255538 gene encoding endoplasmic reticulum aminopeptidase 1 isoform X1 produces the protein MAVPVLLLCLFFVSSSWTAVTQTREESEPPFPKSTSGEMFPWNKMRLPQTVSPFHYFLLIHPNLTSLDFTGRVKIRLDVLEDTHTIVLHAKDLNISRAGLRGLAEGQNQALRVLEYPAYQQIALVSEHMVLRRGSVYVIELEFAAKLSESFLGFYKSTYRTSDGEERVLASTQFEPTSARAAFPCFDEPAFKANFSIHIRRESRHIAISNMPKLRTLRLPDGLFEDQFDETVKMSTYLVAFIVSDFLSISKHTQHGVKISVYAVPEKIKQAEFALDAAVKLLDFYDDYFDIPYPLPKQDLAAVPDFQAGAMENWGLTTYRETALLFDPHKSSASDKLGITMIIAHELAHQWFGNLVTMEWWNDLWLKEGFAKFMEFVSVNITNPELQVEDYFLGKCFEAMEVDCLSSSHPVSIPVENPAQIQEMFDDVSYEKGACILHMLREFLSPDIFKMGIIAYLKRYSYQNTVNTHLWESLSTKQHAVDEVDVKAMMETWTLQEGFPLITVEVRGREVRLSQERYLKGEDSSQTSGFLWHVPLTYITSSSSTVHRFLLKTKTDVLYLPEEVDWIKFNVDMSGYYIVHYEGSGWDDLIALLNHNHTALSSNDRASLINNAFQLVSVGKLPLDKALDLSLYLSRETEIMPVTQGFSELVPLYKLMEKRDTLEVLERQMKSYIVHLFHKLIDQQVWSDDGSVSQRMLRSYLLRFACVRDHPPCISSASQLFNEWKESDGKMSLPTDVSLAVFAVGARTEEGWNFLFEKYRETLYTSLKSRIKSALSITPLAHKLKWMMEQSLEGSVMKTQDLPYIMVSISRNPKGYKHAWDFLKANWHSLVKKFDLGSHSIAHMVMGVTSQYSTREKLEEIRSFFGSLSAETGAELRCIQQTLENVEENIRWMDKNLPLLQAWLDKNHPEQQKRYDLHTDL, from the exons ATGGCCGTCCCTGTTCTCCTCCTGTGTTTGTTCTTCGTGTCGTCGTCTTGGACGGCGGTGACGCAAACCAGAGAAGAAAGCGAGCCCCCCTTCCCAAAATCGACCAGCGGAGAGATGTTCCCCTGGAACAAGATGAGGCTCCCACAGACCGTCTCTCCGTTCCATTACTTTCTCCTCATCCACCCCAACCTCACCAGCCTCGACTTCACCGGGAGAGTGAAGATCCGACTGGACGTCCTCGAGGACACGCACACCATCGTCCTCCACGCCAAGGACCTCAACATCTCCAGGGCCGGTCTCCGGGGTTTGGCTGAAGGTCAGAACCAGGCTCTCAGGGTGCTGGAGTATCCGGCTTACCAGCAGATCGCGCTGGTCAGCGAACACATGGTGCTGAGGAGAGGAAGTGTGTACGTCATCGAGCTGGAGTTTGCAGCCAAACTGTCTGAGAGTTTCCTCGGGTTTTATAAAAGCACATATCGCACTAGTGATGGAGAGGAACG GGTGCTGGCCTCCACACAGTTTGAGCCGACGAGCGCACGAGCGGCGTTCCCCTGTTTCGACGAACCTGCATTCAAAGCCAACTTCTCTATTCACATTCGCCGTGAGAGCAGACACATCGCCATCTCCAACATGCCCAAG CTGAGGACGCTGCGTCTCCCGGACGGTCTGTTTGAGGATCAGTTTGACGAGACTGTGAAGATGAGCACGTACCTGGTGGCCTTCATCGTGTCTGACTTCCTTTCCATCAGCAAACACACTCAGCATGGAGTCAAG ATCTCTGTGTACGCTGTACCTGAGAAGATAAAGCAGGCCGAGTTCGCTCTGGATGCTGCAGTGAAGCTGCTGGACTTCTACGATGATTACTTCGACATTCCTTACCCTCTGCCTAAACAAG ATCTGGCTGCAGTCCCTGACTTCCAGGCAGGTGCTATGGAGAACTGGGGTTTGACCACATACAGGGAGACAGCTCTGTTGTTTGACCCCCACAAGTCCTCAGCCTCTGACAAGCTGGGCATCACCATGATCATCGCACATGAGCTCGCTCATCAG TGGTTCGGTAATCTGGTGACGATGGAGTGGTGGAACGATCTCTGGTTGAAGGAGGGCTTCGCAAAGTTCATGGAGTTTGTGTCTGTGAACATCACCAACCCCGAGCTGCAAGTG GAGGACTATTTCCTTGGAAAGTGCTTCGAGGCGATGGAGGTAGACTGTTTAAGCTCCTCTCACCCCGTATCTATCCCCGTGGAGAACCCGGCTCAGATACAGGAGATGTTCGATGACGTGTCTTATGAGAAG GGTGCGTGTATCCTGCACATGCTGAGGGAGTTCCTGAGCCCTGACATATTTAAGATGGGGATTATTGCCTACCTGAAACGCTACAGCTACCAGAACACCGTCAACACACACCTGTGGGAGAGTCTGAGCACT AAGCAGCATGCTGTAGATGAGGTGGACGTCAAGGCGATGATGGAGACGTGGACACTGCAGGAAGGCTTCCCGCTCATCACGGTGGAGGTCAGAGGTCGTGAAGTGCGTCTGAGTCAGGAGCGATACCTGAAGGGCGAGGACTCGTCCCAAACCTCGGG ATTTCTGTGGCACGTTCCGCTGACCTATATCACCAGCAGCTCGAGCACAGTGCATCGCTTCCTGCTGAAGACTAAGACAG ATGTGCTGTACCTGCCCGAGGAAGTGGACTGGATCAAGTTTAACGTGGACATGAGCGGATATTACATCGTCCATTACGAGGGCTCGGGCTGGGACGACCTCATCGCCCTGCTCAATCACAACCACACGGCTCTGAGCAGTAACGACCGGGCCAGTCTCATCAACAACGCCTTCCAGTTGGTCAG TGTGGGGAAGCTGCCGCTGGACAAAGCTCTGGACCTGTCGCTGTATCTGAGCCGGGAGACTGAGATCATGCCTGTGACGCAGGGCTTCAGTGAGCTTGTGCCACTTTACAAGCTGATGGAGAAGAGGGACACACTGGAGGTGCTGGAGAGACAGATGAAG AGCTACATCGTGCACCTGTTCCACAAGCTCATCGATCAGCAGGTGTGGAGCGATGATGGATCGGTGTCTCAGAGAATGCTGCGCAGCTATCTGCTCCGGTTCGCATGTGTGAGGGATCACCCACCCTGCATCTCCTCCGCCAGCCAGCTCTTTAACGAGTGGAAAGAGTCTGACGGCAAaatgag TCTTCCTACTGATGTGAGCCTGGCAGTGTTTGCAGTTGGGGCTCGCACAGAAGAAGGATGGAACTTCCTGTTTGAGAAGTATCGTGAAACGCTTTACACTTCTCTGAAGAGCCGGATCAAGTCGGCCCTCTCTATCACTCCTCTCGCTCACAAACTGAAATG GATGATGGAGCAGAGTTTGGAGGGCTCGGTAATGAAGACACAGGACCTACCGTACATCATGGTGTCCATCAGTAGGAACCCTAAAGGTTATAAACATGCATGGGACTTCCTGAAGGCAAACTGGCACTCGCTGGTGAAGAA GTTTGACCTTGGTTCCCACTCCATAGCGCACATGGTGATGGGCGTGACCAGCCAGTACTCCACCAGGGAGAAGCTGGAGGAG ATTCGCAGCTTCTTCGGTTCTCTGAGTGCAGAGACGGGCGCGGAGCTGAGGTGCATCCAGCAGACACTGGAGAATGTAGAGGAGAACATCCGCTGGATGGACAAGAACCTGCCCCTGCTGCAGGCCTGGCTGGATAAGAACCATCCAGAACAGCAGAAGCGCTATGACTTGCACACTGACCTGTGA
- the LOC108255538 gene encoding endoplasmic reticulum aminopeptidase 1 isoform X2 — MAVPVLLLCLFFVSSSWTAVTQTREESEPPFPKSTSGEMFPWNKMRLPQTVSPFHYFLLIHPNLTSLDFTGRVKIRLDVLEDTHTIVLHAKDLNISRAGLRGLAEGQNQALRVLEYPAYQQIALVSEHMVLRRGSVYVIELEFAAKLSESFLGFYKSTYRTSDGEERVLASTQFEPTSARAAFPCFDEPAFKANFSIHIRRESRHIAISNMPKLRTLRLPDGLFEDQFDETVKMSTYLVAFIVSDFLSISKHTQHGVKISVYAVPEKIKQAEFALDAAVKLLDFYDDYFDIPYPLPKQDLAAVPDFQAGAMENWGLTTYRETALLFDPHKSSASDKLGITMIIAHELAHQWFGNLVTMEWWNDLWLKEGFAKFMEFVSVNITNPELQVEDYFLGKCFEAMEVDCLSSSHPVSIPVENPAQIQEMFDDVSYEKGACILHMLREFLSPDIFKMGIIAYLKRYSYQNTVNTHLWESLSTKQHAVDEVDVKAMMETWTLQEGFPLITVEVRGREVRLSQERYLKGEDSSQTSGFLWHVPLTYITSSSSTVHRFLLKTKTDVLYLPEEVDWIKFNVDMSGYYIVHYEGSGWDDLIALLNHNHTALSSNDRASLINNAFQLVSVGKLPLDKALDLSLYLSRETEIMPVTQGFSELVPLYKLMEKRDTLEVLERQMKSYIVHLFHKLIDQQVWSDDGSVSQRMLRSYLLRFACVRDHPPCISSASQLFNEWKESDGKMRTITLFREEASGPQAGLCVLIGDLKVGKISDLESQCCDP, encoded by the exons ATGGCCGTCCCTGTTCTCCTCCTGTGTTTGTTCTTCGTGTCGTCGTCTTGGACGGCGGTGACGCAAACCAGAGAAGAAAGCGAGCCCCCCTTCCCAAAATCGACCAGCGGAGAGATGTTCCCCTGGAACAAGATGAGGCTCCCACAGACCGTCTCTCCGTTCCATTACTTTCTCCTCATCCACCCCAACCTCACCAGCCTCGACTTCACCGGGAGAGTGAAGATCCGACTGGACGTCCTCGAGGACACGCACACCATCGTCCTCCACGCCAAGGACCTCAACATCTCCAGGGCCGGTCTCCGGGGTTTGGCTGAAGGTCAGAACCAGGCTCTCAGGGTGCTGGAGTATCCGGCTTACCAGCAGATCGCGCTGGTCAGCGAACACATGGTGCTGAGGAGAGGAAGTGTGTACGTCATCGAGCTGGAGTTTGCAGCCAAACTGTCTGAGAGTTTCCTCGGGTTTTATAAAAGCACATATCGCACTAGTGATGGAGAGGAACG GGTGCTGGCCTCCACACAGTTTGAGCCGACGAGCGCACGAGCGGCGTTCCCCTGTTTCGACGAACCTGCATTCAAAGCCAACTTCTCTATTCACATTCGCCGTGAGAGCAGACACATCGCCATCTCCAACATGCCCAAG CTGAGGACGCTGCGTCTCCCGGACGGTCTGTTTGAGGATCAGTTTGACGAGACTGTGAAGATGAGCACGTACCTGGTGGCCTTCATCGTGTCTGACTTCCTTTCCATCAGCAAACACACTCAGCATGGAGTCAAG ATCTCTGTGTACGCTGTACCTGAGAAGATAAAGCAGGCCGAGTTCGCTCTGGATGCTGCAGTGAAGCTGCTGGACTTCTACGATGATTACTTCGACATTCCTTACCCTCTGCCTAAACAAG ATCTGGCTGCAGTCCCTGACTTCCAGGCAGGTGCTATGGAGAACTGGGGTTTGACCACATACAGGGAGACAGCTCTGTTGTTTGACCCCCACAAGTCCTCAGCCTCTGACAAGCTGGGCATCACCATGATCATCGCACATGAGCTCGCTCATCAG TGGTTCGGTAATCTGGTGACGATGGAGTGGTGGAACGATCTCTGGTTGAAGGAGGGCTTCGCAAAGTTCATGGAGTTTGTGTCTGTGAACATCACCAACCCCGAGCTGCAAGTG GAGGACTATTTCCTTGGAAAGTGCTTCGAGGCGATGGAGGTAGACTGTTTAAGCTCCTCTCACCCCGTATCTATCCCCGTGGAGAACCCGGCTCAGATACAGGAGATGTTCGATGACGTGTCTTATGAGAAG GGTGCGTGTATCCTGCACATGCTGAGGGAGTTCCTGAGCCCTGACATATTTAAGATGGGGATTATTGCCTACCTGAAACGCTACAGCTACCAGAACACCGTCAACACACACCTGTGGGAGAGTCTGAGCACT AAGCAGCATGCTGTAGATGAGGTGGACGTCAAGGCGATGATGGAGACGTGGACACTGCAGGAAGGCTTCCCGCTCATCACGGTGGAGGTCAGAGGTCGTGAAGTGCGTCTGAGTCAGGAGCGATACCTGAAGGGCGAGGACTCGTCCCAAACCTCGGG ATTTCTGTGGCACGTTCCGCTGACCTATATCACCAGCAGCTCGAGCACAGTGCATCGCTTCCTGCTGAAGACTAAGACAG ATGTGCTGTACCTGCCCGAGGAAGTGGACTGGATCAAGTTTAACGTGGACATGAGCGGATATTACATCGTCCATTACGAGGGCTCGGGCTGGGACGACCTCATCGCCCTGCTCAATCACAACCACACGGCTCTGAGCAGTAACGACCGGGCCAGTCTCATCAACAACGCCTTCCAGTTGGTCAG TGTGGGGAAGCTGCCGCTGGACAAAGCTCTGGACCTGTCGCTGTATCTGAGCCGGGAGACTGAGATCATGCCTGTGACGCAGGGCTTCAGTGAGCTTGTGCCACTTTACAAGCTGATGGAGAAGAGGGACACACTGGAGGTGCTGGAGAGACAGATGAAG AGCTACATCGTGCACCTGTTCCACAAGCTCATCGATCAGCAGGTGTGGAGCGATGATGGATCGGTGTCTCAGAGAATGCTGCGCAGCTATCTGCTCCGGTTCGCATGTGTGAGGGATCACCCACCCTGCATCTCCTCCGCCAGCCAGCTCTTTAACGAGTGGAAAGAGTCTGACGGCAAaatgag GACAATTACTCTCTTTAGGGAGGAAGCATCAGGGCCACAAGCAGGACTCTGTGTGCTAATTGGTGATCTCAAGGTGGGCAAAATCAGTGATTTGGAGTCACAGTGCTGTGATCCCTAA